In uncultured Bacteroides sp., one genomic interval encodes:
- a CDS encoding aminotransferase class I/II-fold pyridoxal phosphate-dependent enzyme: MKKGNQVFNIAPASRLNSVSEYYFSRKLKEVAQMNAEGKQVISLGIGSPDLPPSNDTLQTMCEQTMRNDVHGYQPYTGIPELRKGFSDWYKKWYNVDLNPNTEIQPLIGSKEGILHVTLAFVNPGEQVLVPNPGYPTYTSLSKLLGAEVVAYNLKEENGWMPDFEELEKMDLSNVKLMWTNYPNMPTGANASMDLYEKLVAFARKHNIVVVNDNPYSFILNDKPLSLLSVEGAKECCIEFNSMSKSHNMPGWRVGVIATNAQFIQWILKVKSNIDSGMFRPLQLAAAKALSCEASWYTEMNSVYRKRRKLAGEIMHALGCTYDESQVGMFLWGKVPESCENVEAFTDKVLYEANVFVTPGFIFGSNGARYIRLSLCCNEEMLANALERIKNMNK, encoded by the coding sequence ATGAAGAAGGGAAATCAAGTATTTAACATCGCACCTGCTTCAAGACTGAACAGCGTAAGCGAATACTACTTCTCCAGAAAGCTGAAGGAAGTAGCGCAAATGAATGCAGAAGGGAAACAGGTCATTAGTCTGGGAATTGGAAGTCCCGACCTGCCTCCTTCAAATGACACTCTGCAGACCATGTGTGAACAAACAATGCGCAATGATGTACATGGTTACCAACCTTACACCGGTATACCAGAGCTTCGTAAAGGATTCTCCGATTGGTATAAAAAATGGTATAATGTTGATTTAAACCCTAACACAGAAATACAGCCCCTGATTGGCTCCAAAGAAGGAATCCTTCATGTAACGCTTGCTTTTGTGAATCCGGGAGAACAAGTTTTGGTTCCAAACCCAGGTTATCCTACCTACACTTCACTCAGTAAGTTATTAGGTGCCGAAGTTGTTGCATACAATCTGAAAGAAGAAAACGGATGGATGCCCGATTTTGAAGAACTGGAAAAGATGGATCTGAGCAATGTAAAACTGATGTGGACCAACTATCCAAATATGCCTACAGGGGCCAATGCTTCTATGGACTTATATGAGAAATTAGTAGCCTTTGCCCGTAAACACAATATTGTTGTTGTAAACGACAATCCATACAGTTTTATCCTGAATGATAAACCTTTGAGCCTTTTAAGTGTTGAAGGTGCTAAGGAGTGCTGCATTGAATTTAACTCAATGAGTAAAAGTCACAATATGCCGGGATGGCGTGTGGGAGTAATTGCAACCAATGCACAGTTCATCCAATGGATATTGAAAGTAAAGAGCAATATCGATTCCGGCATGTTCCGCCCATTGCAACTCGCTGCAGCAAAAGCTTTAAGTTGCGAAGCATCCTGGTACACCGAAATGAACAGCGTTTACCGTAAACGCCGTAAATTAGCAGGCGAAATTATGCACGCTTTAGGTTGCACTTACGATGAAAGTCAGGTTGGAATGTTCCTTTGGGGTAAAGTTCCTGAATCCTGTGAAAATGTGGAAGCATTTACCGACAAGGTACTTTACGAAGCAAACGTTTTTGTTACCCCCGGATTTATATTCGGAAGTAACGGAGCAAGATACATTCGCCTTTCCCTGTGCTGCAATGAAGAAATGCTGGCAAATGCACTGGAAAGAATTAAAAACATGAATAAATAA